The following proteins come from a genomic window of Corallococcus sp. NCRR:
- a CDS encoding DUF1622 domain-containing protein has product MRFVDFVALAAQLFEAAGVGTMVVGAGVSVALVLRDARSAPRAQAYRQLRHYLGRAILLGLELLVAADIIRTVAGAPTLRQVVILGLIVLIRTFLSFTLEVEVDGRWPWQSRPRNEDGAGPRA; this is encoded by the coding sequence ATGCGATTCGTGGACTTCGTAGCCCTGGCCGCTCAGCTGTTCGAGGCCGCGGGCGTAGGCACGATGGTGGTGGGAGCGGGGGTCTCCGTGGCGCTCGTCCTCCGGGACGCACGGAGCGCGCCGCGCGCGCAAGCGTACCGTCAACTGCGCCACTACCTGGGCCGCGCCATCCTGCTGGGATTGGAGCTGCTCGTCGCGGCGGACATCATCCGCACGGTCGCGGGGGCACCCACACTGAGACAGGTGGTCATCCTGGGCCTCATCGTCCTCATCCGGACCTTCCTCAGCTTCACGCTGGAGGTGGAGGTCGACGGCCGCTGGCCCTGGCAGTCCCGGCCACGCAACGAGGACGGTGCCGGTCCTCGTGCGTGA